In the genome of Croceimicrobium hydrocarbonivorans, one region contains:
- the rplU gene encoding 50S ribosomal protein L21 has product MYAIVEIAGHQYKVQKDQRIYVNRLDAEEGAELSFDKVMLTDNDGKVEVGAPVIEGIKVNAKIVQHLRADKVLVFKKKRRKGYQKMNGHRQYISQIEITGIG; this is encoded by the coding sequence ATGTACGCCATCGTAGAGATAGCAGGGCATCAGTACAAAGTACAGAAAGATCAACGTATCTACGTTAACCGTTTAGATGCAGAAGAAGGTGCAGAACTTTCTTTTGATAAGGTTATGTTAACCGACAATGACGGTAAAGTAGAAGTTGGCGCCCCGGTTATAGAAGGCATTAAAGTAAATGCCAAAATTGTACAGCACTTAAGAGCTGACAAAGTATTAGTGTTTAAGAAGAAACGTCGTAAAGGTTACCAGAAGATGAACGGTCACCGTCAGTACATTTCTCAAATTGAAATTACTGGCATCGGTTAG
- a CDS encoding N-acetylmuramoyl-L-alanine amidase, with amino-acid sequence MKKTLLLLFLPLWGLLAQESHTLKLKPSNFHEVAHEVFYSDSEWTNGNYAFLGISAYSFAKNPFELDIRFKTKDGWQEWQAMDDQHNEEDIKDRQTFVLNPFEEQILAWEIHSSDLPQSDLVMRFFTAPKENSQALQLDFSSISDPESCSCPRPPVCDRTCWCPDGTCPPPTYDNTTPTHLIVHHSAGFTNATDYQYVVAYYWDLHVNTNGWSDIGYNWLIDPNGVVYEGRGSGHSGAHFSCMNSGTLGFCVIGDYRTNPVQSAALQSLAEILLYEGCQNSINLADSSLHTSSQLMLRHISGHRDGNSASVGCPKGTLCPGQVLYDKLDSLALALSQNACMLSQEDYTFDQSLKLFPNPATEILHWEGNGLWTKPEIRDLSGRTILTNSISENSLDVSDLAAGIYFLSLQHEGHRQTFKFWIQ; translated from the coding sequence ATGAAGAAAACCCTGCTATTGCTCTTCCTTCCCCTATGGGGATTATTGGCCCAAGAAAGTCACACCTTAAAATTAAAGCCCTCTAATTTCCATGAAGTGGCCCACGAAGTATTCTATTCCGATAGCGAATGGACCAATGGCAATTATGCTTTCCTAGGCATATCGGCCTACAGCTTCGCAAAAAATCCTTTTGAGCTCGACATCCGATTTAAAACCAAAGATGGCTGGCAAGAATGGCAGGCAATGGATGATCAGCATAATGAAGAAGACATTAAGGACCGACAAACTTTTGTTCTAAACCCTTTCGAAGAGCAAATCCTGGCCTGGGAAATTCACAGTTCGGACCTACCTCAATCGGATCTGGTGATGCGATTTTTCACGGCACCCAAAGAAAATAGTCAAGCTCTTCAATTAGATTTTAGCTCAATTTCAGACCCCGAAAGCTGCTCTTGTCCTCGTCCTCCGGTATGCGATCGAACTTGCTGGTGTCCCGATGGCACTTGCCCTCCCCCCACTTACGATAATACTACACCTACACACTTAATAGTGCATCATTCTGCTGGCTTCACTAACGCTACAGACTATCAATATGTGGTCGCCTATTATTGGGATTTGCATGTGAATACCAATGGCTGGAGCGATATCGGCTACAATTGGCTGATAGACCCTAACGGAGTGGTTTACGAAGGCCGTGGAAGCGGTCATTCTGGAGCTCATTTCAGCTGCATGAATTCTGGCACCCTGGGCTTTTGTGTTATAGGTGATTACCGTACTAATCCGGTTCAGTCTGCCGCACTGCAGTCTTTGGCCGAAATACTGCTATACGAAGGCTGCCAAAATTCTATTAACCTAGCAGACAGCAGCCTGCATACCAGTTCGCAATTAATGCTCCGCCATATTTCCGGACATCGCGATGGGAACAGCGCCTCGGTAGGCTGCCCCAAAGGAACTCTTTGTCCGGGACAAGTTCTTTACGATAAACTCGATTCCTTGGCCTTGGCTTTAAGTCAAAATGCTTGCATGTTGAGTCAAGAGGATTACACCTTCGATCAGAGCTTAAAGCTATTCCCTAATCCAGCAACTGAGATTCTACATTGGGAAGGAAATGGACTTTGGACTAAGCCCGAAATCAGAGACCTTTCCGGTCGCACCATATTGACGAATAGCATTAGTGAAAACAGCCTCGATGTTTCCGATCTTGCCGCCGGTATTTACTTTTTAAGCCTTCAGCATGAGGGCCATCGCCAAACCTTTAAATTTTGGATACAATGA
- the serS gene encoding serine--tRNA ligase encodes MLEITYLREHAQEAAAGLKKRGLDAEQSIQDILKLDELRRQNQNELDQALAESNQISKEIGLLYKEGKREEADKAKARTAELKDRIKELQQEQEQLKNSLDQDLVALPNVPIDIVPAGKSEADNEEVKRVGEIKAMPEGAKPHWELAEELKLIRFDLGVKITGAGFPVYQGKGARLQRALINFFLEENRNAGFEEYQPPLMVNEDSGFGTGQLPDKEGQMYHVTEDKLYAIPTAEVPITNIFRGDIIEDEDLPIKATAYSACFRREAGSYGKDVRGLNRLHQFDKVEIVCLTKPEDSMPMLDSMVEHVAGLLEKLELPYRILRLCGGDMGFTSAITYDFEVWSAAQERWLEVSSVSNFKTFQTNRMKIRYRGEDKKTQLLHSLNGSALALPRIVAALLENHQGEDGIRIPEALQAFTGFDKI; translated from the coding sequence ATGCTCGAAATCACTTATCTCCGTGAACATGCTCAGGAAGCAGCAGCTGGCCTTAAGAAACGTGGCCTCGACGCGGAGCAGAGTATTCAAGATATTTTAAAGCTCGACGAATTACGTCGACAAAACCAGAATGAACTGGATCAGGCTTTAGCCGAAAGCAATCAAATTTCGAAGGAAATTGGACTCTTATATAAAGAGGGTAAGCGTGAAGAAGCCGATAAAGCCAAAGCGCGTACTGCCGAATTAAAAGATCGCATTAAGGAGCTTCAACAAGAACAGGAGCAACTTAAAAATAGCCTAGATCAAGATTTGGTAGCCTTGCCCAATGTGCCGATTGATATTGTTCCGGCCGGAAAATCGGAAGCCGACAATGAAGAGGTAAAGCGAGTAGGTGAAATCAAAGCCATGCCCGAAGGTGCAAAGCCTCACTGGGAATTGGCTGAAGAACTGAAATTGATTCGCTTCGATCTGGGTGTGAAAATTACCGGAGCGGGTTTCCCCGTTTATCAAGGTAAGGGCGCCCGATTGCAAAGAGCCTTAATCAATTTCTTCTTGGAGGAAAATCGCAATGCCGGTTTTGAAGAGTACCAACCTCCTTTAATGGTAAACGAAGATTCAGGTTTTGGAACCGGTCAATTACCCGATAAGGAAGGACAGATGTACCACGTAACGGAGGATAAGCTTTATGCCATTCCTACCGCGGAGGTGCCCATCACCAATATTTTCCGTGGCGATATCATCGAAGATGAAGATTTACCCATCAAAGCCACCGCTTACTCTGCTTGTTTCCGTCGCGAGGCAGGATCTTATGGTAAAGATGTTCGAGGCTTAAACCGCCTGCATCAATTTGATAAAGTAGAGATTGTTTGCCTTACCAAGCCAGAAGATTCTATGCCCATGCTCGACTCTATGGTAGAGCATGTAGCTGGGCTATTGGAAAAGCTGGAATTACCCTACCGAATTCTGCGTTTATGTGGTGGAGATATGGGCTTCACTTCGGCCATTACCTACGATTTTGAAGTATGGAGTGCCGCACAAGAACGCTGGTTAGAAGTAAGTTCTGTATCCAATTTCAAGACCTTCCAAACCAATCGAATGAAAATTCGTTATCGTGGTGAAGACAAGAAGACCCAGTTATTGCACAGCTTAAATGGCAGTGCACTGGCCTTGCCACGTATCGTTGCCGCCTTGCTTGAAAATCATCAAGGTGAAGATGGAATCCGAATTCCTGAGGCGCTGCAAGCCTTTACGGGATTCGACAAAATTTAA
- a CDS encoding tetratricopeptide repeat protein, which translates to MKNLFSIFLSLLCLWTLPAFSQSPNQANDAQALALAKQYFQDQEYEKVIDKLEDLGERSVEPQVYQLLFDSYLELEEYRDAIKLSRDWARRLPGRKANFEVDQLYLHLKEEDQRDAEKLMESFYEIIDRSPGQAYAYGKALSDRGYANRALSVYQHAIKGNPNMNFDYQMALLYGELGDIPKMHEMYLQMVERTPGYLATVKALLAQSIEAGQRDENLELLKQEIIKRIQGGGPERFNELLIHIYSQEENFRAAFTQLRALDRQGRLEGKEISNLARLAYNAGDFDLAARIYKYELDKGDSYPYYQSSVIAWLDSRKHSLQESESSTLEAWQSLAADYEQYGKGFRGDPFQADLMIPLAEVYAYRLNQADTAEAILTSLFDRSWIGEDDQALAQIAYADLLLFTGRRWDAIIYYRKAEKALDQSVIGQEAKFKRAKAAYYVGDFQWAQGIFSVLKESTSKLIANDAMQYSLLITDNMALDSTTEALEAYARADLFYYREIYDSALAILEVLDIGYADHPIADESLFLRASIKRAQHQDAEAIKLWQRVVDEYSDDILVDDALYEIGKTEEKLNHTDAAMKAYEQLFTEHVDSFFASDARKAYRRLRGDQIN; encoded by the coding sequence TTGAAAAATCTGTTTAGTATTTTCTTGAGCCTCCTTTGTTTGTGGACCCTTCCGGCCTTTAGCCAGAGTCCCAATCAGGCTAATGATGCTCAAGCCTTGGCCTTGGCTAAACAGTATTTTCAGGATCAGGAGTATGAGAAGGTCATCGATAAATTGGAGGATCTAGGTGAACGAAGTGTAGAGCCTCAGGTCTATCAATTACTATTTGATTCCTATCTGGAATTAGAAGAATATCGCGATGCCATTAAGCTCAGTCGTGATTGGGCCCGTCGCTTGCCCGGTCGGAAAGCCAATTTTGAGGTAGATCAATTGTATTTGCACCTAAAGGAGGAAGACCAGCGGGATGCAGAAAAGTTGATGGAATCTTTTTATGAGATTATCGATCGCAGTCCGGGGCAAGCTTATGCTTATGGTAAAGCTCTAAGCGATAGAGGTTATGCCAATCGCGCCCTCAGCGTGTATCAGCACGCCATTAAGGGAAATCCGAATATGAATTTCGACTATCAGATGGCTTTGCTCTACGGAGAGCTGGGTGATATTCCTAAAATGCATGAGATGTACCTGCAAATGGTGGAGCGCACCCCCGGCTATTTGGCTACGGTAAAAGCGCTGCTGGCTCAATCCATCGAAGCAGGTCAAAGGGATGAAAACCTGGAATTGCTTAAGCAGGAAATCATTAAACGCATTCAAGGCGGAGGACCGGAACGTTTCAATGAACTCTTGATTCATATTTATAGTCAGGAAGAAAACTTCAGAGCCGCCTTTACCCAGTTGCGAGCCTTGGATCGTCAAGGTCGTTTGGAAGGAAAGGAGATTTCCAATTTAGCCCGCTTGGCCTATAATGCCGGAGATTTCGATTTGGCGGCGCGCATCTATAAGTATGAATTGGATAAAGGGGATAGCTATCCCTATTATCAATCTTCGGTAATTGCTTGGCTGGACTCACGTAAGCACAGCTTGCAAGAATCGGAGAGCAGCACATTGGAAGCTTGGCAGTCTTTGGCGGCCGACTATGAGCAATATGGTAAGGGCTTTAGAGGGGATCCTTTTCAGGCTGATTTGATGATTCCCTTAGCGGAGGTTTATGCCTATCGCTTAAATCAAGCAGATACGGCCGAAGCTATTTTAACTTCTTTATTTGATCGTTCCTGGATTGGTGAAGATGATCAGGCGCTGGCGCAAATTGCCTATGCCGATTTATTGCTTTTTACCGGGCGACGTTGGGATGCAATCATTTACTATCGCAAGGCAGAGAAGGCTTTGGATCAATCAGTAATCGGACAAGAAGCCAAATTTAAAAGGGCTAAGGCAGCCTACTATGTGGGCGACTTTCAATGGGCGCAAGGGATATTTTCGGTATTGAAGGAATCTACTTCGAAATTGATTGCCAATGATGCCATGCAGTATTCGCTCTTGATAACCGATAATATGGCTCTGGACTCCACAACGGAGGCTTTGGAAGCCTATGCTCGGGCGGATCTCTTTTACTATCGTGAAATTTACGATTCGGCTTTGGCCATTTTAGAAGTATTAGACATTGGTTATGCGGATCATCCCATTGCCGATGAAAGCCTGTTTTTGCGCGCATCTATAAAAAGAGCGCAGCATCAGGATGCAGAAGCCATTAAATTATGGCAGAGGGTGGTAGATGAATACAGTGATGATATCCTCGTAGACGATGCCCTTTATGAAATTGGAAAAACGGAAGAAAAACTAAACCACACTGATGCGGCTATGAAGGCTTATGAGCAGTTGTTTACAGAACATGTAGACAGTTTCTTTGCCAGTGATGCAAGGAAGGCCTATCGTCGCTTAAGAGGGGATCAAATCAATTAG
- a CDS encoding M16 family metallopeptidase, with protein sequence MKKKLLGLILLLGFGSAQAQTDIKFEEYDLPNGLHVILHEDHSTPIVAVSVLYHVGSKNEKEGRSGFAHFFEHLMFEGSPNIERGEYMKIVQANGGALNANTSFDRTYYYEILPSNQLELGLWLESERMLQATVDLEGVETQREVVKEEKRLRIDNQPYGSFQAKMFGAAFGDSYYGIPPIGTMEDLNAAETADFTDFYETFYVPNNATLSIAGDIDPKQAKAWIEKYFSGIPAGTKEIPRPTEEPAGLSGEVIDTIYDNIQLPGIIMGYRSPKQGTKEAYAMDMISTILSDGQSSRLYKSLVDDQQLGLVIQSFPFTLENAGVFITFGLANQGVDLNDFIAAIDTEISKMTTEMISEKEYTKIQNQLENDFVSTNGSMAGIAESLADNHVYLGDANLINTEIEEYRNIDREFILAVAKKYLRPENRVVLVYLPKNEQ encoded by the coding sequence ATGAAGAAAAAGCTTTTGGGTTTGATTCTTCTTCTGGGATTCGGATCAGCGCAAGCGCAGACCGACATCAAATTTGAAGAATATGACCTCCCCAACGGTTTGCACGTGATTTTACATGAAGATCACAGCACCCCTATTGTTGCAGTGAGCGTACTGTACCATGTGGGAAGTAAAAACGAAAAAGAAGGACGCTCGGGCTTTGCCCATTTCTTTGAGCATTTAATGTTCGAAGGTTCTCCCAATATCGAGCGTGGCGAATACATGAAGATTGTTCAGGCTAATGGTGGTGCCCTTAATGCCAACACTTCTTTCGACCGCACCTATTATTATGAAATCCTTCCTTCCAATCAATTGGAATTAGGTTTATGGTTAGAGAGTGAGCGTATGCTTCAAGCTACTGTAGATTTAGAAGGAGTAGAAACTCAACGTGAAGTAGTAAAAGAAGAAAAGCGTTTACGCATCGACAACCAGCCTTATGGTTCTTTCCAGGCTAAGATGTTCGGAGCTGCTTTCGGCGACAGCTATTATGGTATCCCTCCAATCGGTACCATGGAAGATTTGAATGCTGCCGAAACTGCGGACTTCACTGATTTCTACGAAACTTTCTACGTTCCTAATAATGCCACTCTTTCAATTGCTGGTGATATCGACCCTAAACAAGCCAAAGCTTGGATCGAAAAATACTTCAGCGGTATTCCTGCCGGAACCAAAGAAATTCCTCGTCCTACCGAAGAACCTGCTGGTTTGAGTGGAGAGGTAATTGACACTATTTACGACAATATCCAATTACCAGGTATCATCATGGGCTACCGCAGTCCTAAACAAGGTACCAAGGAAGCTTATGCTATGGATATGATCTCTACTATTCTTTCGGATGGCCAGAGCTCACGCTTGTATAAGTCTTTAGTAGATGATCAGCAATTAGGATTAGTAATCCAATCTTTCCCTTTCACCTTAGAAAATGCGGGAGTATTCATCACCTTCGGATTGGCGAATCAAGGCGTAGACCTTAATGATTTCATCGCCGCTATCGATACTGAGATTAGCAAGATGACCACCGAAATGATTTCTGAAAAGGAATACACCAAAATTCAAAATCAATTGGAGAACGATTTCGTATCTACCAATGGCAGTATGGCCGGTATCGCAGAGAGCTTAGCCGACAACCATGTTTACCTGGGTGATGCTAATTTGATCAATACCGAAATCGAAGAGTATCGCAATATCGATCGCGAGTTTATCCTGGCAGTTGCGAAGAAATACCTTCGTCCAGAAAACCGCGTGGTACTGGTTTACTTACCTAAAAACGAACAATAA
- a CDS encoding ChaN family lipoprotein, producing MRILVLTFLLLNFSLQAQNLQAYQLYNADGEKVSFAEMTASLAEADVVLFGELHNNPICHWLQFEITQSLHQQDSNMVLGAEMFEADNQEPLNLYLQDSIDSKGLDSLARLWNNYKTDYKGLVDFAKGHQLPFIATNIPRPYARQVFKQGLESLDTLSDSVKNWIAPLPIDYDGELPGYKAMLEMMGGHGGENLPKAQAIKDATMAHFIVLNLPEDGIFIHYNGDYHSKDFEGISWYLNQYAEDLKIMTISTQVQDNVNELDSANGGHADFTLLIDGQVTSSY from the coding sequence ATGAGGATTTTAGTCCTGACTTTCCTTCTTCTAAACTTCAGCTTACAAGCTCAAAATTTACAAGCTTATCAACTCTACAATGCAGATGGCGAAAAAGTAAGTTTCGCAGAAATGACCGCTTCTCTGGCTGAAGCCGATGTTGTCCTCTTCGGTGAATTACACAACAATCCTATCTGTCACTGGCTGCAATTTGAGATTACCCAAAGTTTGCATCAGCAAGATTCCAATATGGTTTTAGGTGCTGAGATGTTTGAAGCCGATAACCAAGAACCTTTAAATCTCTATCTCCAAGATAGCATTGATAGCAAGGGACTCGACAGCCTAGCGCGTCTTTGGAACAATTACAAAACGGATTACAAAGGTTTAGTTGATTTCGCGAAAGGTCATCAGCTGCCTTTCATCGCCACTAATATCCCTCGTCCTTATGCCCGCCAGGTATTTAAGCAAGGTTTGGAAAGTTTGGATACCCTGTCAGACAGCGTGAAAAACTGGATCGCTCCCTTGCCCATCGACTATGATGGCGAGCTTCCTGGCTACAAAGCCATGCTCGAAATGATGGGCGGCCACGGTGGTGAAAACCTCCCTAAAGCCCAAGCTATTAAAGATGCTACCATGGCACATTTCATTGTTTTAAATCTGCCGGAAGACGGTATTTTCATCCATTACAATGGTGATTACCACTCTAAAGATTTTGAAGGCATTAGCTGGTATCTAAATCAGTATGCAGAGGACTTAAAGATCATGACCATCAGCACTCAAGTGCAGGATAATGTGAATGAATTAGATAGTGCCAATGGCGGTCATGCTGATTTCACCTTACTTATCGACGGACAGGTAACCAGCAGTTATTAG
- a CDS encoding DUF4286 family protein, with product MYIYNVTVNIEKDVHDEWLQWMKEVHIPDVLATGIFIDNRICHVMVEEEQGITYSLQYRFKDLRDLERYQKDHAPRLQAEHSKRFQNKFAAFRTILRIDHEDQA from the coding sequence ATGTATATCTATAATGTAACGGTAAACATCGAGAAGGATGTGCATGATGAGTGGCTGCAATGGATGAAGGAAGTGCATATTCCGGATGTCTTGGCTACAGGTATTTTTATCGATAACCGCATCTGCCATGTTATGGTGGAAGAAGAGCAGGGGATTACCTATTCTTTGCAATATCGTTTTAAGGATTTACGGGATTTGGAGCGTTATCAAAAAGACCATGCACCGCGTTTGCAAGCGGAGCATTCCAAGCGTTTCCAAAATAAGTTCGCTGCCTTTCGCACCATCTTGCGCATTGATCACGAAGATCAGGCTTAA
- a CDS encoding regulatory protein RecX has protein sequence MSSNQGKIYDLNEAREKIRGYCLYRERSQKEVRDKLLSYGLFPEIADTLLSELIQERFVDEERFARAFVRGKYKIKKWGRIKIKQALYPHQLSAYVLKKAFSEIDPELYYQNLIALCQKRWPLSKGPNDYVRRSKLIGYLQRQGYEMDLIRDVVEAELGRD, from the coding sequence ATGTCCTCCAATCAGGGCAAAATCTATGACCTGAATGAAGCTCGGGAGAAAATCCGTGGCTATTGCTTGTATCGGGAAAGGAGTCAGAAGGAAGTGCGAGACAAGCTGTTGAGCTATGGCCTCTTTCCGGAAATTGCCGATACCTTATTATCCGAATTGATTCAAGAGCGCTTTGTAGATGAGGAACGCTTTGCCCGGGCTTTTGTGCGGGGTAAGTATAAGATTAAAAAATGGGGGCGAATTAAAATCAAGCAGGCGCTTTATCCCCATCAGCTTAGTGCTTATGTCTTAAAAAAGGCTTTTAGCGAAATTGATCCTGAGCTCTATTATCAAAATCTTATTGCTCTGTGCCAAAAACGATGGCCGCTTAGCAAGGGCCCCAATGACTATGTTCGACGCAGCAAGTTAATAGGCTACCTGCAGCGCCAAGGTTACGAAATGGACCTGATTAGGGATGTGGTAGAAGCCGAATTGGGCCGCGACTAA
- the rpmA gene encoding 50S ribosomal protein L27 has protein sequence MAHKKGVGSSKNGRESESKRLGVKIFGGQQAIAGNIIVRQRGTRHNPGENVGMGKDHTLFALTDGTVKFQKKSNNKSFVSVEPQA, from the coding sequence ATGGCTCACAAAAAAGGAGTAGGTAGTTCCAAGAACGGACGCGAATCGGAAAGTAAACGCTTAGGTGTGAAAATCTTTGGTGGTCAGCAAGCAATTGCCGGTAACATCATCGTGCGCCAGCGTGGTACTCGTCACAATCCTGGTGAGAATGTAGGTATGGGTAAAGACCACACCTTATTCGCCTTAACTGATGGTACCGTGAAATTCCAGAAGAAAAGTAATAACAAATCATTCGTATCAGTAGAGCCTCAGGCCTAA